A genomic segment from Sparus aurata chromosome 20, fSpaAur1.1, whole genome shotgun sequence encodes:
- the mrtfab gene encoding myocardin related transcription factor Ab isoform X6 encodes MIMLDTNHCLSFEPSPPGSPPMGEDMEKAGLTMDHDRHVYHSLKEVLQLKLQQRRTREELVSQGIMPPLKSPAAFHEQRRSLERARTEDYLKRKIRSRPERSELVRMHILEETSAEPSLQAKQLQLKRARLADDLNDKISHRPGPIELVHKNILSVNIPVHSPLDSPKGAGGESSSLDEDSSDALSPDQPTSHDSPLSAVPQLSPSDVHSQNGDMSPTQFITQSPPPPPPPPPPPPQVNGSDSSPFPKITNGMMLTSVNSRPSTGQVKSQSKTSSDRPPQRPKKPKDSKPKVKKLKYHQYIPPDQKADKERPPQMDSSYAKLLQQQQLFLQLQILNQQQQHYNYHTILPAPPKPPSEQPPTTNSGPSPSRSIPMTTTPAPSSQNGTARQSQTVVGGAKPSTLPANLDEFKVAELKQELKLRGLTVSGTKNDLIERLRNYQEQNGATTTVLKNGICQQSQQGTTSAGSAITSSPTTTNTTPDHHSGEGGFKLNLSSLAQMVPGRVMRFGSTSSSPPVSPTPSERSLAGMSPDETSCNGDMFGEMVSSPLTQLTLHPSPQHPSNLSPLSQALSKVKEEIQSSCSLSRLSPASCQHPESLSMDTMDKDQMLQEKDKQIEELTRMLRQKQRLVETLRSQLEQGKMAGGIVLEKEGSEKSKSSPEVKLQTLIKASAIQPPTLPNGIVVTVKKEVEPEEGMEGVTEEAQVKKAAQPMQCSQETLLRLQQIHRLQVQQAEQQKQTLMQSQVQLQKVAELKSNPQKLQQQKKDAQILLHQQQQLQQLIIQQTQQKQLQAQQKLAQQRLAQQKLSQQKLVQQNQLKQTQGPVQQSQQKSQVQLKQVQIQKPAVSQIQQRKHLKAQQRQQHRQQTAAVTTQQVAPVFINQQNGTQIHTQAISLDLLKANGAPTLVTDSNGNHYLIALTSNTTDGQNGVSSLAKTNGRITLQRLQSTPSKLPSTDSQSREQPEAEPVSQPIKKGQKAGLHLDTNGVPQTSLSVTAPPNLQPFFDDMSDSECQSNFSSLKRAAVCPPYDRHTLFTPPSPKPNTSLPPQCSKQENGGNSQQMDDLFDILLKSGEIPGFKANPDPSLAPLHSDPPSPSSPPSPLHLSLPTPKDPLISPQPSMGEPCTGSGRLEDFLESTTGAPLLGVEPDGGLTLIDDLHSQMLSTPSILDHPPTPMDTSDLGFSPHSTGLDFGDPTLDSMDWLDISMVGSASGGSAGSGGGRGGGGGAGDGGTSLAPLAPHTPQSVFSTDFLDSTDLQLHWESCL; translated from the exons TCCTTCAGCTCAAACTCCAGCAGAGACGTACACGAGAGGAACTGGTCAGCCAAGGGATCATGCCAC CACTGAAGAGCCCGGCAGCCTTTCACGAACAGCGGAGGAGTCTTGAGCGAGCAAGG ACCGAGGACTATCTGAAGAGGAAGATCCGGAGTCGTCCTGAACGCTCAGAGCTGGTCAGGATGCATATTCTGGAGG AAACGTCGGCAGAGCCGTCCCTGCAGGCcaagcagctgcagctgaagagAGCGCGACTGGCCGATGACCTCAACGACAAGATCTCCCACAGACCGGGTCCCATCGAACTGGTTCACAAGAACATCCTGTCCGTCAACATCCCTGTGCACTCCCCATTgg ATTCTCCAAAGGGAGCCGGGGGAGAGAGCTCGTCTTTAGACGAAGACAGCAGTGATGCTCTGTCACCagaccagccaaccagtcacgACTCTCCTCTTAGCGCCGTCCCTCAGCTGTCCCCGTCTGACGTGCACAGCCAGAACGGAGACATGTCCCCCACACAG TTCATTACGcagtcccctcctcctccacctccaccaccacctcctcctccccaagTGAATGGGTCGGACTCTTCCCCTTTCCCAAAAATCACAAATGGGATGATGTTGACCTCAGTGAACTCCCGCCCTTCCACTGGACAGGTCAAG TCTCAGTCCAAGACGAGTTCAGACCGCCCTCCACAGAGACCTAAGAAACCAAAGGACAGCAAACCTAAG GTGAAGAAGTTGAAGTACCACCAGTACATCCCTCCCGACCAGAAAGCAGACAAAGAGCGTCCTCCCCAGATGGACTCGTCCTACGCGAAGctcctccaacagcagcagctcttcctgcagctgcagatcCTCAACCAGCAACAGCAGCACTACAACTACCACACCATCCTGCCTGCCCCTCCCAA GCCACCAAGTGAGCAGCCTCCCACTACCAACTCTGGCCCTTCCCCTTCCCGCAGCATTCCCATGACGACCACCCCGGCCCCCTCCAGTCAGAACGGGACTGCCCGTCAGAGCCAAACTGTAGTGGGTGGAGCCAAACCAAGCACTCTGCCAGCCAACCTGGACGAGTTCAAA GTCGCTGAGCTGAAACAGGAACTGAAATTGCGTGGTCTGACAGTCTCAGGCACTAAGAACGATCTCATCGAGAGGCTCCGCAACTACCAGGAGCAAAATGGCGCCACCACAACAGTTTTGAAAAATGGCATCTGTCAGCAGAGCCAGCAGGGCACGACCTCAGCTGGCAGCGCCATCACATCCTCTCCAACTACAACAAACACCACACCCGACCACCATTCAGGAGAGGGTGGGTTTAAGTTAAATTTGTCATCATTGGCTCAGATGGTTCCAGGGCGGGTCATGAGATTTGGCAGCACCAGCTCCAGCCCTCCGGTGTCACCTACTCCGTCTGAGAGGTCTCTGGCTGGGATGAGTCCAGACGAGACGAGCTGTAACGGAGACATGTTTGGAGAGATG GTGAGCTCCCCACTGACCCAACTCACCCTGCACCCCTCTCCTCAGCACCCATCAAACCTCTCCCCGCTCTCACAGGCTCTCTCCAAGGTCAAAGAGGAGATCCAGAGCTCATGCAGCCTCTCCAGGCTTTCCCCTGCCTCGTGTCAGCATCCAGAGTCCCTTTCAATGGACACCATGGACAAGGACCAGATGCTCCAGGAGAAGGACAAACAGATTGAGGAGCTGACCAGGATGCTGAGGCAGAAGCAGAGGCTGGTAGAGACCCTCAGGTCCCAGCTGGAGCAAGGCAAGATGGCAGGCGGAATAGTGTTGGAGAAGGAAGGAAGTGAAAAGAGCAAATCATCCCCAGAGGTTAAACTTCAAACTCTGATAAAAGCCTCCGCCATCCAGCCCCCCACTCTCCCCAATGGCATTGTGGTGACGGTGAAGAAGGAGGTGGAGCCTgaggaggggatggagggagtAACAGAGGAGGCCCAGGTAAAGAAGGCCGCCCAGCCGATGCAGTGCTCACAGGAGACTCTGCTCAGGCTGCAGCAGATTCATCGGCTGCAGGTCCAACAAGCtgaacagcagaaacaaactCTGATGCAGAGCCAGGTGCAACTGCAGAAGGTGGCGGAATTAAAGTCGAACCCGCAAAAACTACAACAGCAGAAGAAAGATGCCCAAATCCTgctccatcagcagcagcagctgcagcagctcatcaTACAGCAAACccaacagaaacagctgcaggcccagcaGAAGTTAGCACAGCAGAGACTTGCCCAGCAGAAACTCAGTCAGCAGAAGCTGGTGCAGCAGAACCAGCTGAAACAAACCCAAGGACCAGTTCAACAGAGCCAGCAAAAGAGccaggtccagctgaagcagGTTCAGATCCAGAAACCTGCAGTGAGCCAAATCCAGCAGAGGAAGCACCTGAAGGctcagcagaggcagcagcatagacagcagacagcagctgtaACCACACAGCAG GTGGCTCCAGTTTTCATCAACCAACAGAATGGCACTCAGATCCACACTCAGGCCATTTCATTAGACCTCCTCAAGGCTAACGGCGCTCCAACACTGGTCACCGACAGCAACGGCAACCACTACCTGATCGCTCTCACCAGTAACACCACGGACGGACAGAACGGAGTGTCCTCATTGGCAAAAACCAACGGACGCATCACGCTGCAG AGATTGCAGTCGACTCCGAGTAAACTCCCCAGCACTGACAGCCAATCGAGAGAGCAGCCAGAGGCCGAGCCTGTGAGCCAACCAATCAAAAAG GGACAGAAGGCGGGACTACACCTAGACACCAATGGCGTGCCACAAACCAGCCTGTCAGTCACCGCTCCGCCCAATCTGCAGCCTTTCTTTGACGACATGTCAGACAGCGAATGCCAAAGCAACTTCTCTTCTCTAAAG AGAGCGGCAGTGTGTCCGCCTTACGACCGGCACACACTGTtcacccctccctctcccaAACCCAACACCTCCCTTCCTCCTCAGTGCTCCAAA CAGGAGAATGGCGGCAACAGTCAGCAGATGGACGACCTGTTTGACATCCTGCTGAAAAGTGGAG AAATCCCCGGCTTCAAGGCCAACCCGGACCCTTCCCTTGCCCCCCTCCACTCTGACCCGCCCTCCCCATCCTCTCCCCCGtcccctctccacctctcccttCCCACACCGAAGGACCCCCTCATTTCCCCTCAGCCTTCTATGGGAGAGCCCTGCACTGGCAGTGGACGCCTGGAGGACTTCCTGGAGAGCACCACAGGCGCCCCGCTGCTGGGTGTGGAGCCTGACGGCGGCCTTACGCTGATCGACGACCTTCACAGCCAAATGCTGAGCACGCCCAGCATCCTGGACCACCCTCCTACCCCCATGGACACGTCTGACCTGGGTTTCTCCCCGCACTCAACGGGGCTTGACTTTGGCGACCCCACCCTGGACAGCATGGACTGGCTGGACATCTCCATGGTGGGGAGCGCCAGCGGAGGGAGCGCAGGCAgcggaggggggagaggaggcggAGGGGGAGCTGGTGACGGGGGGACGAGCCTGGCCCCGCTGGCACCGCACACCCCGCAGAGCGTCTTCTCGACCGACTTTCTGGACAGCACGGACCTGCAGCTGCACTGGGAGTCGTGTCTGTAg
- the mrtfab gene encoding myocardin related transcription factor Ab isoform X7, which produces MATLHPQKGEEPSPGSVEASKTAGLALSPQSEAVTSELQELSLQPAPDPMPLQERKNVLQLKLQQRRTREELVSQGIMPPLKSPAAFHEQRRSLERARTEDYLKRKIRSRPERSELVRMHILEVSTAETSAEPSLQAKQLQLKRARLADDLNDKISHRPGPIELVHKNILSVNIPVHSPLDSPKGAGGESSSLDEDSSDALSPDQPTSHDSPLSAVPQLSPSDVHSQNGDMSPTQFITQSPPPPPPPPPPPPQVNGSDSSPFPKITNGMMLTSVNSRPSTGQVKSQSKTSSDRPPQRPKKPKDSKPKVKKLKYHQYIPPDQKADKERPPQMDSSYAKLLQQQQLFLQLQILNQQQQHYNYHTILPAPPKPPSEQPPTTNSGPSPSRSIPMTTTPAPSSQNGTARQSQTVVGGAKPSTLPANLDEFKVAELKQELKLRGLTVSGTKNDLIERLRNYQEQNGATTTVLKNGICQQSQQGTTSAGSAITSSPTTTNTTPDHHSGEGGFKLNLSSLAQMVPGRVMRFGSTSSSPPVSPTPSERSLAGMSPDETSCNGDMFGEMVSSPLTQLTLHPSPQHPSNLSPLSQALSKVKEEIQSSCSLSRLSPASCQHPESLSMDTMDKDQMLQEKDKQIEELTRMLRQKQRLVETLRSQLEQGKMAGGIVLEKEGSEKSKSSPEVKLQTLIKASAIQPPTLPNGIVVTVKKEVEPEEGMEGVTEEAQVKKAAQPMQCSQETLLRLQQIHRLQVQQAEQQKQTLMQSQVQLQKVAELKSNPQKLQQQKKDAQILLHQQQQLQQLIIQQTQQKQLQAQQKLAQQRLAQQKLSQQKLVQQNQLKQTQGPVQQSQQKSQVQLKQVQIQKPAVSQIQQRKHLKAQQRQQHRQQTAAVTTQQVAPVFINQQNGTQIHTQAISLDLLKANGAPTLVTDSNGNHYLIALTSNTTDGQNGVSSLAKTNGRITLQRLQSTPSKLPSTDSQSREQPEAEPVSQPIKKGQKAGLHLDTNGVPQTSLSVTAPPNLQPFFDDMSDSECQSNFSSLKQENGGNSQQMDDLFDILLKSGEIPGFKANPDPSLAPLHSDPPSPSSPPSPLHLSLPTPKDPLISPQPSMGEPCTGSGRLEDFLESTTGAPLLGVEPDGGLTLIDDLHSQMLSTPSILDHPPTPMDTSDLGFSPHSTGLDFGDPTLDSMDWLDISMVGSASGGSAGSGGGRGGGGGAGDGGTSLAPLAPHTPQSVFSTDFLDSTDLQLHWESCL; this is translated from the exons TCCTTCAGCTCAAACTCCAGCAGAGACGTACACGAGAGGAACTGGTCAGCCAAGGGATCATGCCAC CACTGAAGAGCCCGGCAGCCTTTCACGAACAGCGGAGGAGTCTTGAGCGAGCAAGG ACCGAGGACTATCTGAAGAGGAAGATCCGGAGTCGTCCTGAACGCTCAGAGCTGGTCAGGATGCATATTCTGGAGG TGTCCACGGCAGAAACGTCGGCAGAGCCGTCCCTGCAGGCcaagcagctgcagctgaagagAGCGCGACTGGCCGATGACCTCAACGACAAGATCTCCCACAGACCGGGTCCCATCGAACTGGTTCACAAGAACATCCTGTCCGTCAACATCCCTGTGCACTCCCCATTgg ATTCTCCAAAGGGAGCCGGGGGAGAGAGCTCGTCTTTAGACGAAGACAGCAGTGATGCTCTGTCACCagaccagccaaccagtcacgACTCTCCTCTTAGCGCCGTCCCTCAGCTGTCCCCGTCTGACGTGCACAGCCAGAACGGAGACATGTCCCCCACACAG TTCATTACGcagtcccctcctcctccacctccaccaccacctcctcctccccaagTGAATGGGTCGGACTCTTCCCCTTTCCCAAAAATCACAAATGGGATGATGTTGACCTCAGTGAACTCCCGCCCTTCCACTGGACAGGTCAAG TCTCAGTCCAAGACGAGTTCAGACCGCCCTCCACAGAGACCTAAGAAACCAAAGGACAGCAAACCTAAG GTGAAGAAGTTGAAGTACCACCAGTACATCCCTCCCGACCAGAAAGCAGACAAAGAGCGTCCTCCCCAGATGGACTCGTCCTACGCGAAGctcctccaacagcagcagctcttcctgcagctgcagatcCTCAACCAGCAACAGCAGCACTACAACTACCACACCATCCTGCCTGCCCCTCCCAA GCCACCAAGTGAGCAGCCTCCCACTACCAACTCTGGCCCTTCCCCTTCCCGCAGCATTCCCATGACGACCACCCCGGCCCCCTCCAGTCAGAACGGGACTGCCCGTCAGAGCCAAACTGTAGTGGGTGGAGCCAAACCAAGCACTCTGCCAGCCAACCTGGACGAGTTCAAA GTCGCTGAGCTGAAACAGGAACTGAAATTGCGTGGTCTGACAGTCTCAGGCACTAAGAACGATCTCATCGAGAGGCTCCGCAACTACCAGGAGCAAAATGGCGCCACCACAACAGTTTTGAAAAATGGCATCTGTCAGCAGAGCCAGCAGGGCACGACCTCAGCTGGCAGCGCCATCACATCCTCTCCAACTACAACAAACACCACACCCGACCACCATTCAGGAGAGGGTGGGTTTAAGTTAAATTTGTCATCATTGGCTCAGATGGTTCCAGGGCGGGTCATGAGATTTGGCAGCACCAGCTCCAGCCCTCCGGTGTCACCTACTCCGTCTGAGAGGTCTCTGGCTGGGATGAGTCCAGACGAGACGAGCTGTAACGGAGACATGTTTGGAGAGATG GTGAGCTCCCCACTGACCCAACTCACCCTGCACCCCTCTCCTCAGCACCCATCAAACCTCTCCCCGCTCTCACAGGCTCTCTCCAAGGTCAAAGAGGAGATCCAGAGCTCATGCAGCCTCTCCAGGCTTTCCCCTGCCTCGTGTCAGCATCCAGAGTCCCTTTCAATGGACACCATGGACAAGGACCAGATGCTCCAGGAGAAGGACAAACAGATTGAGGAGCTGACCAGGATGCTGAGGCAGAAGCAGAGGCTGGTAGAGACCCTCAGGTCCCAGCTGGAGCAAGGCAAGATGGCAGGCGGAATAGTGTTGGAGAAGGAAGGAAGTGAAAAGAGCAAATCATCCCCAGAGGTTAAACTTCAAACTCTGATAAAAGCCTCCGCCATCCAGCCCCCCACTCTCCCCAATGGCATTGTGGTGACGGTGAAGAAGGAGGTGGAGCCTgaggaggggatggagggagtAACAGAGGAGGCCCAGGTAAAGAAGGCCGCCCAGCCGATGCAGTGCTCACAGGAGACTCTGCTCAGGCTGCAGCAGATTCATCGGCTGCAGGTCCAACAAGCtgaacagcagaaacaaactCTGATGCAGAGCCAGGTGCAACTGCAGAAGGTGGCGGAATTAAAGTCGAACCCGCAAAAACTACAACAGCAGAAGAAAGATGCCCAAATCCTgctccatcagcagcagcagctgcagcagctcatcaTACAGCAAACccaacagaaacagctgcaggcccagcaGAAGTTAGCACAGCAGAGACTTGCCCAGCAGAAACTCAGTCAGCAGAAGCTGGTGCAGCAGAACCAGCTGAAACAAACCCAAGGACCAGTTCAACAGAGCCAGCAAAAGAGccaggtccagctgaagcagGTTCAGATCCAGAAACCTGCAGTGAGCCAAATCCAGCAGAGGAAGCACCTGAAGGctcagcagaggcagcagcatagacagcagacagcagctgtaACCACACAGCAG GTGGCTCCAGTTTTCATCAACCAACAGAATGGCACTCAGATCCACACTCAGGCCATTTCATTAGACCTCCTCAAGGCTAACGGCGCTCCAACACTGGTCACCGACAGCAACGGCAACCACTACCTGATCGCTCTCACCAGTAACACCACGGACGGACAGAACGGAGTGTCCTCATTGGCAAAAACCAACGGACGCATCACGCTGCAG AGATTGCAGTCGACTCCGAGTAAACTCCCCAGCACTGACAGCCAATCGAGAGAGCAGCCAGAGGCCGAGCCTGTGAGCCAACCAATCAAAAAG GGACAGAAGGCGGGACTACACCTAGACACCAATGGCGTGCCACAAACCAGCCTGTCAGTCACCGCTCCGCCCAATCTGCAGCCTTTCTTTGACGACATGTCAGACAGCGAATGCCAAAGCAACTTCTCTTCTCTAAAG CAGGAGAATGGCGGCAACAGTCAGCAGATGGACGACCTGTTTGACATCCTGCTGAAAAGTGGAG AAATCCCCGGCTTCAAGGCCAACCCGGACCCTTCCCTTGCCCCCCTCCACTCTGACCCGCCCTCCCCATCCTCTCCCCCGtcccctctccacctctcccttCCCACACCGAAGGACCCCCTCATTTCCCCTCAGCCTTCTATGGGAGAGCCCTGCACTGGCAGTGGACGCCTGGAGGACTTCCTGGAGAGCACCACAGGCGCCCCGCTGCTGGGTGTGGAGCCTGACGGCGGCCTTACGCTGATCGACGACCTTCACAGCCAAATGCTGAGCACGCCCAGCATCCTGGACCACCCTCCTACCCCCATGGACACGTCTGACCTGGGTTTCTCCCCGCACTCAACGGGGCTTGACTTTGGCGACCCCACCCTGGACAGCATGGACTGGCTGGACATCTCCATGGTGGGGAGCGCCAGCGGAGGGAGCGCAGGCAgcggaggggggagaggaggcggAGGGGGAGCTGGTGACGGGGGGACGAGCCTGGCCCCGCTGGCACCGCACACCCCGCAGAGCGTCTTCTCGACCGACTTTCTGGACAGCACGGACCTGCAGCTGCACTGGGAGTCGTGTCTGTAg
- the mrtfab gene encoding myocardin related transcription factor Ab isoform X11, producing MPPLKSPAAFHEQRRSLERARTEDYLKRKIRSRPERSELVRMHILEVSTAETSAEPSLQAKQLQLKRARLADDLNDKISHRPGPIELVHKNILSVNIPVHSPLDSPKGAGGESSSLDEDSSDALSPDQPTSHDSPLSAVPQLSPSDVHSQNGDMSPTQFITQSPPPPPPPPPPPPQVNGSDSSPFPKITNGMMLTSVNSRPSTGQVKSQSKTSSDRPPQRPKKPKDSKPKVKKLKYHQYIPPDQKADKERPPQMDSSYAKLLQQQQLFLQLQILNQQQQHYNYHTILPAPPKPPSEQPPTTNSGPSPSRSIPMTTTPAPSSQNGTARQSQTVVGGAKPSTLPANLDEFKVAELKQELKLRGLTVSGTKNDLIERLRNYQEQNGATTTVLKNGICQQSQQGTTSAGSAITSSPTTTNTTPDHHSGEGGFKLNLSSLAQMVPGRVMRFGSTSSSPPVSPTPSERSLAGMSPDETSCNGDMFGEMVSSPLTQLTLHPSPQHPSNLSPLSQALSKVKEEIQSSCSLSRLSPASCQHPESLSMDTMDKDQMLQEKDKQIEELTRMLRQKQRLVETLRSQLEQGKMAGGIVLEKEGSEKSKSSPEVKLQTLIKASAIQPPTLPNGIVVTVKKEVEPEEGMEGVTEEAQVKKAAQPMQCSQETLLRLQQIHRLQVQQAEQQKQTLMQSQVQLQKVAELKSNPQKLQQQKKDAQILLHQQQQLQQLIIQQTQQKQLQAQQKLAQQRLAQQKLSQQKLVQQNQLKQTQGPVQQSQQKSQVQLKQVQIQKPAVSQIQQRKHLKAQQRQQHRQQTAAVTTQQVAPVFINQQNGTQIHTQAISLDLLKANGAPTLVTDSNGNHYLIALTSNTTDGQNGVSSLAKTNGRITLQRLQSTPSKLPSTDSQSREQPEAEPVSQPIKKGQKAGLHLDTNGVPQTSLSVTAPPNLQPFFDDMSDSECQSNFSSLKRAAVCPPYDRHTLFTPPSPKPNTSLPPQCSKQENGGNSQQMDDLFDILLKSGEIPGFKANPDPSLAPLHSDPPSPSSPPSPLHLSLPTPKDPLISPQPSMGEPCTGSGRLEDFLESTTGAPLLGVEPDGGLTLIDDLHSQMLSTPSILDHPPTPMDTSDLGFSPHSTGLDFGDPTLDSMDWLDISMVGSASGGSAGSGGGRGGGGGAGDGGTSLAPLAPHTPQSVFSTDFLDSTDLQLHWESCL from the exons ATGCCAC CACTGAAGAGCCCGGCAGCCTTTCACGAACAGCGGAGGAGTCTTGAGCGAGCAAGG ACCGAGGACTATCTGAAGAGGAAGATCCGGAGTCGTCCTGAACGCTCAGAGCTGGTCAGGATGCATATTCTGGAGG TGTCCACGGCAGAAACGTCGGCAGAGCCGTCCCTGCAGGCcaagcagctgcagctgaagagAGCGCGACTGGCCGATGACCTCAACGACAAGATCTCCCACAGACCGGGTCCCATCGAACTGGTTCACAAGAACATCCTGTCCGTCAACATCCCTGTGCACTCCCCATTgg ATTCTCCAAAGGGAGCCGGGGGAGAGAGCTCGTCTTTAGACGAAGACAGCAGTGATGCTCTGTCACCagaccagccaaccagtcacgACTCTCCTCTTAGCGCCGTCCCTCAGCTGTCCCCGTCTGACGTGCACAGCCAGAACGGAGACATGTCCCCCACACAG TTCATTACGcagtcccctcctcctccacctccaccaccacctcctcctccccaagTGAATGGGTCGGACTCTTCCCCTTTCCCAAAAATCACAAATGGGATGATGTTGACCTCAGTGAACTCCCGCCCTTCCACTGGACAGGTCAAG TCTCAGTCCAAGACGAGTTCAGACCGCCCTCCACAGAGACCTAAGAAACCAAAGGACAGCAAACCTAAG GTGAAGAAGTTGAAGTACCACCAGTACATCCCTCCCGACCAGAAAGCAGACAAAGAGCGTCCTCCCCAGATGGACTCGTCCTACGCGAAGctcctccaacagcagcagctcttcctgcagctgcagatcCTCAACCAGCAACAGCAGCACTACAACTACCACACCATCCTGCCTGCCCCTCCCAA GCCACCAAGTGAGCAGCCTCCCACTACCAACTCTGGCCCTTCCCCTTCCCGCAGCATTCCCATGACGACCACCCCGGCCCCCTCCAGTCAGAACGGGACTGCCCGTCAGAGCCAAACTGTAGTGGGTGGAGCCAAACCAAGCACTCTGCCAGCCAACCTGGACGAGTTCAAA GTCGCTGAGCTGAAACAGGAACTGAAATTGCGTGGTCTGACAGTCTCAGGCACTAAGAACGATCTCATCGAGAGGCTCCGCAACTACCAGGAGCAAAATGGCGCCACCACAACAGTTTTGAAAAATGGCATCTGTCAGCAGAGCCAGCAGGGCACGACCTCAGCTGGCAGCGCCATCACATCCTCTCCAACTACAACAAACACCACACCCGACCACCATTCAGGAGAGGGTGGGTTTAAGTTAAATTTGTCATCATTGGCTCAGATGGTTCCAGGGCGGGTCATGAGATTTGGCAGCACCAGCTCCAGCCCTCCGGTGTCACCTACTCCGTCTGAGAGGTCTCTGGCTGGGATGAGTCCAGACGAGACGAGCTGTAACGGAGACATGTTTGGAGAGATG GTGAGCTCCCCACTGACCCAACTCACCCTGCACCCCTCTCCTCAGCACCCATCAAACCTCTCCCCGCTCTCACAGGCTCTCTCCAAGGTCAAAGAGGAGATCCAGAGCTCATGCAGCCTCTCCAGGCTTTCCCCTGCCTCGTGTCAGCATCCAGAGTCCCTTTCAATGGACACCATGGACAAGGACCAGATGCTCCAGGAGAAGGACAAACAGATTGAGGAGCTGACCAGGATGCTGAGGCAGAAGCAGAGGCTGGTAGAGACCCTCAGGTCCCAGCTGGAGCAAGGCAAGATGGCAGGCGGAATAGTGTTGGAGAAGGAAGGAAGTGAAAAGAGCAAATCATCCCCAGAGGTTAAACTTCAAACTCTGATAAAAGCCTCCGCCATCCAGCCCCCCACTCTCCCCAATGGCATTGTGGTGACGGTGAAGAAGGAGGTGGAGCCTgaggaggggatggagggagtAACAGAGGAGGCCCAGGTAAAGAAGGCCGCCCAGCCGATGCAGTGCTCACAGGAGACTCTGCTCAGGCTGCAGCAGATTCATCGGCTGCAGGTCCAACAAGCtgaacagcagaaacaaactCTGATGCAGAGCCAGGTGCAACTGCAGAAGGTGGCGGAATTAAAGTCGAACCCGCAAAAACTACAACAGCAGAAGAAAGATGCCCAAATCCTgctccatcagcagcagcagctgcagcagctcatcaTACAGCAAACccaacagaaacagctgcaggcccagcaGAAGTTAGCACAGCAGAGACTTGCCCAGCAGAAACTCAGTCAGCAGAAGCTGGTGCAGCAGAACCAGCTGAAACAAACCCAAGGACCAGTTCAACAGAGCCAGCAAAAGAGccaggtccagctgaagcagGTTCAGATCCAGAAACCTGCAGTGAGCCAAATCCAGCAGAGGAAGCACCTGAAGGctcagcagaggcagcagcatagacagcagacagcagctgtaACCACACAGCAG GTGGCTCCAGTTTTCATCAACCAACAGAATGGCACTCAGATCCACACTCAGGCCATTTCATTAGACCTCCTCAAGGCTAACGGCGCTCCAACACTGGTCACCGACAGCAACGGCAACCACTACCTGATCGCTCTCACCAGTAACACCACGGACGGACAGAACGGAGTGTCCTCATTGGCAAAAACCAACGGACGCATCACGCTGCAG AGATTGCAGTCGACTCCGAGTAAACTCCCCAGCACTGACAGCCAATCGAGAGAGCAGCCAGAGGCCGAGCCTGTGAGCCAACCAATCAAAAAG GGACAGAAGGCGGGACTACACCTAGACACCAATGGCGTGCCACAAACCAGCCTGTCAGTCACCGCTCCGCCCAATCTGCAGCCTTTCTTTGACGACATGTCAGACAGCGAATGCCAAAGCAACTTCTCTTCTCTAAAG AGAGCGGCAGTGTGTCCGCCTTACGACCGGCACACACTGTtcacccctccctctcccaAACCCAACACCTCCCTTCCTCCTCAGTGCTCCAAA CAGGAGAATGGCGGCAACAGTCAGCAGATGGACGACCTGTTTGACATCCTGCTGAAAAGTGGAG AAATCCCCGGCTTCAAGGCCAACCCGGACCCTTCCCTTGCCCCCCTCCACTCTGACCCGCCCTCCCCATCCTCTCCCCCGtcccctctccacctctcccttCCCACACCGAAGGACCCCCTCATTTCCCCTCAGCCTTCTATGGGAGAGCCCTGCACTGGCAGTGGACGCCTGGAGGACTTCCTGGAGAGCACCACAGGCGCCCCGCTGCTGGGTGTGGAGCCTGACGGCGGCCTTACGCTGATCGACGACCTTCACAGCCAAATGCTGAGCACGCCCAGCATCCTGGACCACCCTCCTACCCCCATGGACACGTCTGACCTGGGTTTCTCCCCGCACTCAACGGGGCTTGACTTTGGCGACCCCACCCTGGACAGCATGGACTGGCTGGACATCTCCATGGTGGGGAGCGCCAGCGGAGGGAGCGCAGGCAgcggaggggggagaggaggcggAGGGGGAGCTGGTGACGGGGGGACGAGCCTGGCCCCGCTGGCACCGCACACCCCGCAGAGCGTCTTCTCGACCGACTTTCTGGACAGCACGGACCTGCAGCTGCACTGGGAGTCGTGTCTGTAg